From Antennarius striatus isolate MH-2024 chromosome 9, ASM4005453v1, whole genome shotgun sequence, one genomic window encodes:
- the si:ch211-105c13.3 gene encoding protein S100-A13 — MEDAIKKLVTTFLSSSKGGENLSSRAFQNLVSKQLGGIMENTNSTSAIKEMQQGLDANNDGKVSFSEYLNLIGYLAKSLSEAETNKNKGASNPEAS; from the exons ATGGAGGACGCTATCAAGAAACTGGTGACTACATTTCTTAGCAGTAGCAAAGGAGGAGAAAACCTCAGCAGTCGTGCCTTCCAGAATCTAGTGTCCAAGCAGCTTGGTGGCATCATGGAG AATACTAACAGCACCTCCGCCATTAAGGAAATGCAACAAGGACTGGACGCGAACAACGATGGAAAAGTCAGCTTCTCGGAGTATCTCAACCTGATTGGCTACTTGGCGAAATCCCTCAGTGAGGCGGAAACCAATAAGAATAAGGGTGCAAGCAATCCAGAGGCTTCATAG
- the LOC137602109 gene encoding protein S100-A1-like: MSLPKSENASTLESAMQLMIQTFHKYSGNEGDKYTLSKAELKEMLTSELGNYLGNAQDKEAVDKVMGDLDSNNDGEVDFTEFIILVGALTVACNDFFLEYNDKQEKKN; this comes from the exons ATGTCTTTGCCCAAATCAGAGAACGCCTCCACCCTGGAGAGCGCCATGCAGCTCATGATACAAACCTTCCACAAGTACTCTGGAAACGAGGGGGATAAATACACACTGAGCAAGGCTGAGCTGAAAGAGATGCTGACCTCAGAGCTCGGAAACTACCTGGGG AATGCTCAGGATAAGGAGGCGGTGGATAAGGTGATGGGAGATCTGGATTCCAACAATGACGGGGAGGTAGATTTCACTGAATTCATCATACTGGTCGGAGCGCTTACCGTGGCTTGTAACGACTTCTTCCTGGAGTACAATGACAAGCAAGAGAAGAAGAATTGA